One Lactobacillus sp. ESL0785 DNA window includes the following coding sequences:
- a CDS encoding replication-associated recombination protein A, translating into MKPLAYRMRPQHLDEVVGQQHLIGPGKIIHRMVEAKLLSSMILYGPPGIGKTSIASAIAGSTKYAFRKLNAATDSKKQLEQVAAEGKMSGTVILLLDEIHRLDKTKQDFLLPLLESGQIILIGATTENPYISILPAIRSRCQIFELKPLAEKDIAQAITRALTDKENGLGKYKVKLTDDAQKLLIQKGNGDLRATLNGLELAVRSTKQELTTAGKKDTAFTITQQEMADSIQMRSQNFDANGDGHYDLVSAFQKSIRGSDTDAALHYLARLIESGDLISICRRLSVIAYEDIGLANPAAAQHALIAIQAAQNLGFPEARIPLANAVIELALSPKSNSAMTAIDTALADVRKNDIGTIPASLKDAHYSGAKKLGHGIDYTYPHAYPNDWIPQQYLPDKLLGKQYFTPKGNSKIEKAFKKQYQVLHKMQKDGLHK; encoded by the coding sequence ATGAAGCCATTAGCATATCGAATGCGTCCGCAACATCTGGATGAAGTTGTTGGTCAACAACATTTAATCGGTCCCGGTAAAATCATTCACCGAATGGTCGAAGCCAAGTTGCTATCGTCAATGATCCTTTATGGCCCACCTGGTATCGGTAAAACCAGCATTGCTAGTGCTATTGCTGGCTCAACTAAGTATGCTTTTCGAAAATTAAATGCAGCAACCGACAGTAAAAAGCAACTAGAGCAAGTTGCAGCTGAAGGCAAAATGAGTGGCACTGTTATCTTGCTGCTTGATGAAATTCATCGTTTGGATAAGACTAAGCAAGATTTTCTCTTGCCGCTACTCGAATCAGGTCAAATCATTTTAATTGGCGCTACTACAGAAAATCCGTATATTTCCATTTTGCCTGCTATTCGGTCACGCTGTCAGATTTTTGAACTAAAGCCATTAGCAGAAAAGGATATTGCCCAAGCAATTACGCGAGCATTAACCGATAAAGAGAATGGTCTGGGTAAATACAAGGTTAAGCTAACTGATGATGCCCAAAAATTGTTAATTCAAAAAGGCAATGGTGACTTACGAGCAACACTCAACGGCCTTGAACTTGCCGTAAGATCAACTAAACAAGAACTAACCACTGCTGGGAAAAAAGACACTGCATTTACCATCACTCAACAAGAAATGGCTGATTCTATTCAAATGCGCAGCCAGAACTTTGATGCTAATGGTGACGGCCACTACGATTTGGTTTCTGCCTTTCAAAAATCAATCCGCGGTTCCGATACCGATGCAGCATTGCATTATCTAGCACGCTTAATTGAGTCTGGCGACTTGATTTCGATCTGTCGCAGACTCAGTGTAATTGCCTACGAAGATATTGGCTTAGCCAACCCTGCTGCTGCTCAGCACGCACTAATCGCCATTCAGGCAGCACAAAATCTTGGCTTTCCCGAAGCCCGGATTCCACTAGCCAATGCAGTCATTGAACTTGCCCTCTCCCCTAAGAGTAACAGTGCCATGACTGCAATTGATACTGCCTTAGCTGATGTGCGCAAAAACGACATTGGTACCATTCCCGCCAGTCTTAAAGATGCCCACTATTCTGGTGCTAAAAAACTAGGCCACGGCATAGATTACACTTACCCACATGCTTATCCTAATGACTGGATACCTCAACAGTATTTGCCTGATAAATTACTGGGCAAACAGTACTTTACGCCTAAGGGTAATTCTAAAATCGAAAAAGCATTTAAAAAGCAATACCAAGTCTTGCATAAAATGCAAAAAGATGGGCTGCATAAATAA
- a CDS encoding YueI family protein — MTEDLNTRVENAAKGITPQTKPDERRRFLGSLRERVLVRMNNTEIKQPKLTSTFLEHFADYRGYAILINGNLDDDFLNQVETKCSQYDIPFTLVNNETARLGAEDTAILVVAKTAINKNRVEIGQVYPPEMPKIALGQAQTKKTSFWQRLFHGGR; from the coding sequence ATGACTGAAGACCTAAATACACGAGTTGAAAATGCAGCTAAAGGTATTACACCGCAAACTAAACCAGATGAACGGCGACGCTTCTTAGGATCACTACGCGAACGTGTTTTAGTGAGAATGAATAATACAGAAATTAAGCAGCCCAAATTAACTAGTACTTTTTTAGAGCATTTTGCTGATTACCGCGGTTACGCGATTTTAATCAATGGCAATCTTGACGATGATTTTTTAAATCAAGTTGAAACTAAATGCAGTCAATATGATATTCCCTTTACCCTTGTTAACAACGAAACTGCCAGACTTGGTGCCGAAGATACGGCTATCTTGGTAGTTGCCAAAACTGCAATTAACAAAAACCGCGTTGAAATTGGCCAAGTCTACCCACCCGAAATGCCTAAAATTGCCCTCGGACAAGCCCAAACAAAAAAGACGAGTTTTTGGCAGCGGCTTTTTCATGGAGGTCGTTAA
- the rpsD gene encoding 30S ribosomal protein S4 produces the protein MSRYTGPSWKRSRRLGISLSGTGKEISRRNYAPGQHGPNSRGRLSEYGEQLHEKQKLRWMYGLNERQFRTLFIQAGKIREGEHGTNFMILLERRLDSVVFRLGLATTRQQARQLVNHGHITVDGKRVDIPSYEVQVGQTIGLKEKSKNLQQVKDALEAVVTRPSFVSFDDNKMEGTLVRLPERDEMEPEINEALVVEYYNKLL, from the coding sequence ATGTCAAGATATACAGGTCCAAGTTGGAAACGTTCAAGAAGATTAGGTATCTCACTTTCAGGTACTGGCAAGGAAATTAGTCGTCGTAACTATGCTCCTGGTCAACACGGTCCTAACTCACGTGGTCGTTTATCAGAATACGGCGAACAATTGCACGAAAAGCAAAAGTTACGTTGGATGTATGGTTTAAACGAACGTCAATTTAGAACTTTGTTCATTCAAGCTGGTAAAATTCGTGAAGGCGAACACGGTACTAACTTCATGATCTTATTAGAGCGTCGTTTGGACAGCGTTGTTTTCCGTTTAGGCTTAGCTACTACTAGACAACAAGCTAGACAATTAGTTAACCACGGTCACATCACTGTTGATGGTAAACGTGTTGACATTCCTTCATATGAAGTTCAAGTTGGTCAAACTATTGGCTTGAAGGAAAAGTCAAAGAACTTACAACAAGTTAAGGATGCTCTTGAAGCAGTCGTAACTCGTCCATCATTTGTTTCATTTGATGACAACAAGATGGAAGGTACTCTTGTACGTCTTCCAGAACGTGATGAAATGGAACCAGAAATTAACGAAGCCCTCGTTGTTGAATACTACAACAAGTTACTTTAA